The genomic stretch AGGAAATAACAAGGACTTTGGTCACGGGCGGTTGATGAGTGGCGAGAGTAAGATCTCGAGTCAATTAATGTGCATCCCACTCCATCCAGTTCGATGCGCTCCCTCGGCGAGGAATGCTGTTGACCCTCGTGAACTTATCGACGTTGAAGTTGGCTCCGCACATCACCCCCTCACTGTCCACCCTCGGCATCGCCTTCATCTTGTTCATCGGATGCTCGAAGCTCATCAACCCTCCTTCGCTGTGGAACATGCAACCTGCAAATGAAAACCCAGCGCGGATTCGTCGCCTCTCATTCATCGCAAAGTGAATCAAACAGACGATGTCTATGTTATATGATCATGTCTCTCTACCGTTGTGTGCCGTGCCTTGACATACCTTTGGGGAAGGGAGCATAAGACTTGGCACACCCTGCCTTTATGACCTCCTTGTCATCGCATATCACAACAGAGCCATCGCCTGCAATCCCCCAGTACAGCTTCTCTCCTCCATCAGAACCCTGAAACCCAACCATCCACATAAGGATTGCTACTGGGTAGATCAATTCAGCTCGAATTTCTCATGAACTCATGATCTTATCCACCCAAAAATAAAGGTTGAAGCTGAACTACTATAGCTGTAccttgagaaaataaaggttCGTCCGTCATGCAATTAAATTACCAGGTAGAGTTGGACACAACCCCTAACCCTTTTGTACAGTCAGTGATTGGCCATAACCATCTAAAGCCCAGATGATCACTTCTGATTTAGCaggaaatagaaagagaaaaaaaaagaaagagagagagaaagttcaaTGATACCAGTGCAGTGAAGACGGTCCCAGCCTTGCTGTCATAGACAACGAAGGCAAAGCTACCATCAAGATCCTTCACCACCTGATCAGCCGGGTATGGACCCCTGTCCCTCAGCGTCCTGTAGGCCTCTATCACAAACAGGGCCTCGTTGCTTCCCTTGGCCAGCCCGTACTGCTTGTTCAGCTGATTCAGGTTGTTCAGGCTCCCCATGAACAGGCAGTATATATCATCAAACCCGCAAAACAGCCTAGCAACGAATGAAACTCCAAAAAACGAAGTAAGAACTTGGGTTTCATGAGTCGAACCCCACAAGACCCTCCCCAGATCAAGCACACAGCCCACGAGCCTACCTCTGGCGCAGGGAAAAGGGGTTGTCGGGCCTGACATGAGCGAGGGCAGCAGCGTCCCCGAACGTCATAGAGAAGGTGTTTTCCGGCTGGCGCGAGACGAACTCCCTGAGGGTCTCGTCTGGGAGCTTGGGCTTCCTCGAGCCACTGTGGGAGGCAGGGCTGTTCAGCTCATCCGGCGGGTGCGCAAATGCCTTGTGAAATATCGCCAACATTGTCACCGCAATTCCTTATCGTCCTCTTGAAAAGACTCGTCGATCCAACTTTGAGAGGCGGGTTCCGTGCTAGGACGGGAAATAGAGGTAGCAAAGCAAACGATCTTTGGAATTTATAGTGTCATTTACGGGGTTTTCAGgaccaggaggaggaggaggagtatgAGAGTAGCCAATTCTAGGTTGTATTATGATATTATTGTGGGCTGAGAGACTTTGACAGAGTCATGGGATAAGGATTCCCGTGGCCCGAGGTGTTCTTATCTTTAATGTTTGTTTATTcatttctgtttgtttttttctttcctgttgTTTTCAAGTTCTCGAGTTGTATTGAAACCTCTCCGCTGAATTTCTTGACCCCACTCCCGGCTATCTTTTGCCATTCCGCCTCTCATGTCAACATTCAATACGTCACAAAatgggatttttggaaattcaaGACAAATCaaacatcctttttttttcttctttttctaggggcgaatccctaaaaaaaaatccaaattttagatagagtctcaattctacctcaaattttcatttgaaaaaagcCCTCAAATTTTAGGTCTAGCCTCAAATCcatcccgaacttttttgtctaaaaaaaaaaaatcaaacttcggATCCAATCTCAAATCAACTCGAATTTTCGTTTTgtccaagagaaaaaaaaaaaaaaaattttttgctcttttctcGAATCTGCTCCTATTATCCCTTTGTCCGAAAATCACTATTAATTGTCCCTagttttcaataatttttattggagCGTATTTATTATTcatgtgaaaatgtcacgtcGGTCCATACATATCATTCCACTACTTTGttgatttggatttttttatcaacatggAAATGCTATGTCAAGTTGAGACCCGGGTAAATTTGAGAATATattgaaagtttgtgattttgttTTAGACAAGAAAAAATTCAGGGTAGTTTTGGAACTGaaagttttaggttttttttagacaaaacaaagTTCTACGTAGATTTGGTACTtgacctaaagttggaggttttttctaggacaaaaaaaaaagtagagataaaatttgaattggacCTAAAATTTGTGGTTCTTTACTAAATATGGCCACTTTTTCTAGAGAGAACTCATAAGATAAATCGAAAAATCACTTAAAAAATTCCCTGGTTGCCAGCTTGATCTGAATTTTCTAATGCAAGCGAAGTGATAAAGATGCATGTATCATTGTGATAAGATAGTAAATTGGGACGAAGATATGGTTTGTTGGGAGAGCAAAGGATCAACAAGAGGTTCATCTCATCCGCAGGTGGAGTGACCATGACACCGAAGAAGAGTCAGCCGGCGATTTGCCATTTGTTTCTGGCTCATGAGTCTTGGGTTTCTGTGGGTGTATTTGGGGCTCACCACGGAAAAAAAAgcttcactttcattttcatgatGTTCGGGCCTACTTGTTAGGCGCGTGTGTTGGCCACTTGGTGCCCGCTTGTTTTGATTTCTTTGTGACGGACGTCAAGGGAAGCTTTAGGGTAATTATGGTCAAATCCGGTCTCCATCAGCTTTACTATAGGCTATTTTAAGAGATGGTGACGAGTGTTACGACATGTTAAGAAATTGATAAGTGGGCCATAATCATTTCGAAAACCGAAACCCTTTTTGGTTTGATCATTGACATCATCTAGGGTTTCTCGAACAATGTGATATCATATAAGGTAAATCCTTAACCATTCCCCCTCTTATTAAGACTACAGAATGTTCTTGTTTGCTAACTTAGGACCTCGATTTGGGAGCAAAGACTAAAACAAGCCGTTGACATGCGCGTGTGAGCAATTTCGAAAAACCCTCCATCAAAGATATTGATGTGGTGTGTAGTAGTCAGCATATCCTAATTGGCTAATAACTCTTTGACTTAGGTTTTTTAGTGAACACGGGTCCAATTAGATATATTAACGAGTTCGGACTTCGGCTCCCCTTATCGATCTATCTATTAGGGTATAGTTCATATTTTCTAATGATAAGAAAGCATGTGGATTCCCTTGGACACTTGaaaacttttatagtttgaacccATAATtcttcattagtagtttgggcttgcGCCCATGAATAATTACTGCTctatatactcttttttgcttgtaattgagCGATGTAACGAGAGCTGTGAGGTGTtaattataatgaaatcatTTGATGGATATAACCCTAATTTAAAGGTGAATGGAAATAAAAACTTTGTgtctagattttctttttcttgccatacattatttcattgtgattgtgtgCCAAATTCTAACACTACTAGGATGAAGGTATCAATTTCTACCGCGCACTCCCAACAACCGATATTAAGGGCAATGTTTGATTGGTGGATCACTCTCAATGTGTATctggtgtttggtgaatataaCAAAGACGAAATTTGACCAACACGATTTCTAGGCATAATGATTTGGTCGGGATGAAAGTCAATGTTGTGGTCTAACGATGCAAGCCCAATAGTAGCTTCATGGTTCGGTTTGGAGAGGAACTAGGGATGAAGGTGGGTGTTAGAGATTCAAGTTTAAACATATTGATACGGAAGGATATCTGAATTAAGGGAGAACATATTCAATGCTGAGGTTAAATGTGAGGGGGGTTGTTGAGATGTACATATGTTTTGCATTAAAAAAGCCTCACATCGGATAATTATCGTGGTATAgagtaattaatatatcataattggcTCATAATCAATTAACTTAAGTAAAGGTAGCTCGAACTCCCCCTTGGCCATCTTTGGATGTATTCAAAAATAGactatgtaacaaatttactacTGAACTGAAACGTGAGAAGTAGATTGTCAAGCCGCACGCATGAACTTTCTTGATGACCTTGTGCAAACAAATTTAACATTGAGTGATCGTCACTCACGATAATCGATCACCATACGAATGTGGGCTGGCCTTTGCTTTCCTCTGAATAATTTTGTGAAACTAAGTTAATAATTTCTAGGGCATGTTAATATTGACTGAAATATGTCTTTATTCATCAACTTCAACTCATCAATGGACGGACCCTCATGACATAGGCCATGGAGGGTGTATGAAGCTTGACTTCCTGACGCATAAGAGACGAGAAGGAACTTGTGTCGGCTCAGCccattaaatattttattgtagggtgtgtttgttttatggaaaacttaatatatgaaaaatattttctagaaaaatgattgtttgtatcgattgaaaaaaatgaatgaatgagaaatatATTCGCAATCGCATCAACAATTAACCAttaatcataaattattttcgataaTGAAATCATTTaccgttgactaatttttttaagtaatataatcaattaatttcgaaaaatattttccaaaatctTCGAATGCACCTGTAGTTCCATATTTGATCAACGTTGTTTTCGAAATAGGATTAGATCGGGCCCATGATATTGTTGGGCTGCAAGGCACAAGTATAAAACAGTAGTAGTCTTGGGCTACCTAGTTGGGGTGTCAAATCATGCCATAAACATAAAGTGCAAATGGGTACTTGAGTTTCTACGCAGATATATTAGATTTAATATCACTCatacgtctctctctctctctctctcttcttgttgttctttacttataatttttttctcaacGTGGTTGAACACTTCAATAGCAAATATTCATCagcggaaaaattaccaaaaaatgttATAAAACTATTGACGGATGCCAACTCACTAATCAATCTTTCAATTTAGCtagtttagtcttaaacctcACAAATTTGCTTGGTAATCGATGAGTGGAGACTTTATACTCTACATGGCACTGTTGAAGCTAATGTGaacaattgttttctttttatctttttaatttttttggaatttttttgtaacttttaaattttttgttattgctttttttttccttcttcctccatagGTCACCAAGCCTTGAATAATGGCCGGCGATTGGCCACAAGTGAGGGCCAACCTCACCAGCCTTGAGCAATACTCGACCTTGTCGGGATTTGGCGAGGGTAGACCTCACGGGATCCAGCGAGGGTGAGCCTTGCTCGCTTGGCCGGTCGCCAACCATGTTGACCAgtggaaaagaagggaaaattcaaaaaatgttaataaaaatttgaaaagagtttaaaaaatacaaaaattgttcATATCAATGCCCAAAATACCATGTAGGACTGCTTGGCGTTCACTTTAATAGTtaccggccaaaattggctggaagagCTATAAAGTCAAATTATCAAacggtttagaactgaattaatatacatacaataggtttagcacttcttttggtaattatctCATTTGTCAGCCAGCGAATATCGATCCCACGACTGAATTGGCTTGCCATGTTAGCGAAACgagccaaattttttgaatccaAGATTAGGGATATTTGTACAAAAAGCTCTAAATGTATTGTGGGACGGTCAactcagttctaaatcttttaattatgtcaatttacttgtaaattttttgatgatttattaattcacttttaaatcttttaattgtgacGGTTGAGATTGCTGCTActgttgcttcttctttcttcttcccctcgcAAAAGAGAGGGGCGATGGATTACATCCGCGCAAGTTGAGGCACGCcgaaagagaagataatgatgAGCGACATGTCATTGGATGTTTCCTATACGACTGTCGCATAGTGCAATCAGTGACGCTGCCTATCATATGGCATATGCTTCCAAGGTCCCATCACGTTCTTGTACTTATCCGTCACATGCGAAACGTACGGAGCCCTTTCACAGCTCATACTTCGCCTAGTAATCCATTGCCGAAGTTGTGCTATTACTGATGAATAAATGGATTTTAGATCTCCACGTAGCGACCGATTTCATATTCGAGCCGATTctcagaatttttttatttgcatcttATCCGATTCATGAAATTAGGGCATGTCATGAAAAGATTTATTACATACCAAAAGTTGGGTTCTCTCTTACCACCGTAAAAGATCATGTGCGCGAAAATTCATCGCATGTGACTGGACCCGATTGATTTGCATCATTGCTCGGGCGTGGAGTAGTAGTAGTGTCCGAGATCATTTGTTCGGACAAAGACGTGGGCTCGTGGAGGTACAACTGATCgggaaaaaaagggggaagatTCTCAACCACACGTCGATGGCGGGTATCGCTCATCTCTTTCTCCTACTTCATAAGCAAACAGACACCTTTCTTGGAGTGGGAGACGACAAACTTAGTTTGGTCAAAAACGCAAAGGAAAACCTTCCTACATGTGGGCCCGGGCCGTATGAAGCCGAGCCAGGACCCCAAAAAGCAACAATGTTTGTGAGGAATCTTGATCTCACGTGTCTAACTGCCGATGATAAGCAACGCCAATCTCTGCTCCATTGTCACTCTCCTGCGCAAATTTCGTCCATAGGAAGGAAACAGTGTAACGATGGAGGGAAACAAGGAGTCATCCGACGGTAAAATGAACGGAGCATTTTGGATTGAGCCAATTATGATATATGTAATTCAGAAAATAGTtacccaccgatcggtggccaAGTTGGTTTGAattcggttcctttcacgagaggtcctaggttcaaaactcctcggcgccggtgtcttaagtgggggtcgtggtggtgggctcctgcgTTAGCCCCTCCCGAGGAATCTCggtcataataaaaaaaaataagttttcgACAAAAGAAGCGGAATAACACGTTAGAAGGATGAAAGAAAGCAAATGCATGAaaaatatgtgtatatatatatccaagAAGTACTTGGATATTAATTGGTCTCGTTTACATTATCAAGTGTTTGGTTCTTAAACTAGAACTATCTAAGTATGGTATGATTTTGTAATCTTGCCTACCAAACTGGCACCTGATCTATCAAACGTTGGGTTGTCCTTTATGCAAGAGCTTATTGTAGGGAGTTAAATATcaataaagtcctaaacttattgtatttgtaccaattcaatcataaacttttcaactgTATTAATcgaatcataaactttttgatgatttgccaattaagtccatcttatCAATCTTGACCGGAAATCGCCGATGTGGATAttagccgtcctacgtggcgcgactagcgctaacatggacatttttggtaatattctgatgatttttttgttcatttacttTGTTTTAGTTGAGGGCCCGCAACCCTCCAATATGTtttaaaaagcttaaattattaTGTGATTCGTGTGGTTTAGTAATTAAATAGTTTGACACCCAGTTTAAAAGGGTAAGCGGGGCAAATCAGGTCTTATAAAAATTTAGATTCAGAACATTCTGTTCTAGTATTATGTAAGATTTTGATGAGATTAGTGTCAATtgtttaaaaaaacttaaattattaaatgaaagTCGATATTTTTCTTGTGATGTACGATTGACTTATCAATAGGGGTGGCCCAATCGGGAAAGAGAAGATAAGCGACGAGTCGTTGCAAGGTTCTTTATTGGGCAATCGGTCGCACTGCCTATAACGTGCTTCGAAGGTCCCATCACGTTCTCCTAGCTATCCGTCGCATGTGAAATGTAC from Rhodamnia argentea isolate NSW1041297 chromosome 2, ASM2092103v1, whole genome shotgun sequence encodes the following:
- the LOC115755681 gene encoding stem-specific protein TSJT1 isoform X1 is translated as MLAIFHKAFAHPPDELNSPASHSGSRKPKLPDETLREFVSRQPENTFSMTFGDAAALAHVRPDNPFSLRQRLFCGFDDIYCLFMGSLNNLNQLNKQYGLAKGSNEALFVIEAYRTLRDRGPYPADQVVKDLDGSFAFVVYDSKAGTVFTALGSDGGEKLYWGIAGDGSVVICDDKEVIKAGCAKSYAPFPKGCMFHSEGGLMSFEHPMNKMKAMPRVDSEGVMCGANFNVDKFTRVNSIPRRGSASNWMEWDAH
- the LOC115755681 gene encoding stem-specific protein TSJT1 isoform X2; amino-acid sequence: MLAIFHKAFAHPPDELNSPASHSGSRKPKLPDETLREFVSRQPENTFSMTFGDAAALAHVRPDNPFSLRQRLFCGFDDIYCLFMGSLNNLNQLNKQYGLAKGSNEALFVIEAYRTLRDRGPYPADQVVKDLDGSFAFVVYDSKAGTVFTALGSDGGEKLYWGIAGDGSVVICDDKEVIKAGCAKSYAPFPKGCMFHSEGGLMSFEHPMNKMKMMPRVNSEGVMCGASFNVDKFTRVNSIPRRGSESNWMEWDAH